One part of the Dyadobacter sp. 676 genome encodes these proteins:
- a CDS encoding NADH-quinone oxidoreductase subunit C — MLTNQEVAEGLLEKFGDQVFNFEEPYGLLTLSTTREEIIPLMEFLRDHKTWQVIFLTDITGVQYPDNKGQEFVVVYHMHSFVHNFRIRIKVALSEADLHIPTATGLFASANWMERETYDFFGILFDGHPNLRRILNIEEMDYFPMRKEYPLEDATREDKIDALFGR; from the coding sequence ATGCTTACTAACCAGGAGGTAGCCGAAGGGCTTTTGGAAAAATTCGGTGATCAGGTTTTTAATTTCGAAGAACCTTACGGGCTCCTCACTCTTTCCACCACGCGCGAAGAGATCATTCCGCTGATGGAGTTCCTGAGAGATCACAAAACCTGGCAGGTTATTTTCCTCACCGATATTACTGGTGTGCAATATCCTGACAATAAAGGACAAGAGTTCGTGGTCGTGTACCACATGCACAGCTTCGTGCATAATTTTCGTATCCGCATTAAAGTAGCCCTCTCGGAGGCTGATTTGCATATCCCGACCGCCACCGGCCTGTTCGCATCGGCCAACTGGATGGAACGGGAGACTTATGATTTTTTTGGGATCTTGTTTGACGGGCATCCGAACTTGCGCCGTATCCTCAATATCGAGGAAATGGATTACTTCCCGATGCGCAAGGAATACCCGCTCGAAGACGCCACCCGCGAAGACAAAATCGATGCCCTATTCGGTCGCTGA
- a CDS encoding NADH-quinone oxidoreductase subunit A — translation MKNTYLPSDYLPIIVQFLLAVAFIGGTMIVTHLIGPSRRSKKKDDPFECGIESVGDARTPISVKYFLVAILFVLFDVEVIFMYPWAVNFKGLGMFGFVEMLLFMALLLSGFYYVIRKGVLNWEE, via the coding sequence ATGAAAAACACATATCTCCCTTCCGATTATTTGCCCATCATTGTGCAATTTCTGCTTGCCGTTGCCTTCATCGGAGGTACGATGATTGTTACTCACCTGATCGGCCCAAGCCGGAGAAGCAAAAAGAAAGACGATCCGTTTGAATGTGGTATCGAGTCGGTTGGCGACGCCCGGACGCCTATTTCTGTAAAGTACTTTCTGGTGGCGATCCTTTTCGTGCTGTTTGACGTAGAGGTGATCTTCATGTATCCCTGGGCTGTAAATTTCAAAGGTCTGGGAATGTTCGGTTTTGTGGAAATGTTATTGTTCATGGCCCTTCTATTGTCCGGTTTCTACTACGTGATCCGCAAAGGCGTATTGAACTGGGAAGAATAG
- the nuoD gene encoding NADH dehydrogenase (quinone) subunit D: MADIELLPHNVPSQSELPELVEELTTLNLGPTHPATHGIFQNVLKMDGEKIVSGEQTVGYIHRAFEKIAERRPFYQITTLTDRMNYCSSPINNFGWHMTVEKLLGIEVPKRAQYIRVIMMELARLTDHIICNSILGVDTGAFTGFLYVMQKREEVYEIYEEVCGARLTTNMGRVGGMERDLSSTAIRKIKEFIKSFPPVLRELEKLLNRNRIFMDRTINVGGISLERALSYGFTGPNLRAAGLDYDVRVMNPYSSYQDFEFDVPIGQNGDTYDRYMVRNEEMWQSLRIVEQAINNLPEGPYYADAPEFYLPPKEEVYKNMEALIYHFKIVMGEIDAPAGEVYHAVEGGNGELGFYLISDGGRAPYRLHFRRPCFIYYQAYPEMCKGATLSDAILTMSSLNVIAGELDA, from the coding sequence ATGGCAGATATTGAATTATTACCGCATAACGTCCCTTCTCAAAGCGAGCTCCCCGAGCTGGTTGAAGAACTGACCACCCTTAACCTCGGTCCTACCCACCCCGCAACGCACGGTATTTTCCAGAACGTCCTGAAAATGGATGGTGAAAAAATCGTTTCGGGTGAGCAGACCGTCGGTTATATCCACCGCGCATTCGAGAAAATCGCCGAAAGACGGCCGTTTTACCAGATCACGACCCTCACCGACCGGATGAATTATTGCTCGTCGCCGATCAATAACTTCGGCTGGCACATGACGGTCGAGAAGCTGCTGGGCATCGAAGTTCCGAAACGCGCGCAATACATCCGCGTAATTATGATGGAGCTCGCGCGCCTTACCGACCACATCATCTGCAACAGTATCCTTGGTGTGGACACGGGTGCATTCACCGGCTTTTTGTATGTAATGCAGAAGCGCGAGGAGGTTTACGAGATTTACGAGGAAGTCTGCGGTGCCCGGTTGACAACCAATATGGGCCGTGTCGGCGGAATGGAGCGAGATCTTTCCAGCACCGCCATCCGTAAGATCAAAGAATTCATCAAATCGTTCCCACCCGTGTTGCGCGAGCTTGAAAAACTGCTCAACCGCAACCGGATATTTATGGACCGTACCATCAATGTAGGTGGCATTTCCCTGGAACGTGCGTTGTCGTATGGATTTACAGGCCCTAATCTCCGTGCCGCAGGCCTGGATTACGACGTCCGTGTGATGAACCCGTATTCTTCGTATCAGGACTTTGAATTCGACGTGCCTATCGGTCAGAACGGCGATACTTACGACCGCTACATGGTCCGTAACGAAGAAATGTGGCAAAGCCTGCGGATTGTGGAGCAGGCCATCAACAACTTGCCCGAAGGCCCATATTATGCCGATGCGCCGGAGTTTTACCTTCCCCCCAAAGAGGAAGTTTACAAAAACATGGAAGCGCTGATCTACCATTTCAAGATTGTAATGGGCGAGATCGACGCACCTGCTGGCGAAGTTTACCACGCCGTAGAAGGTGGCAACGGGGAATTGGGCTTCTACCTGATCAGCGACGGGGGACGGGCGCCTTATCGCTTGCATTTCCGCAGACCGTGCTTCATCTATTATCAGGCATATCCTGAAATGTGCAAAGGCGCAACGCTCTCGGACGCGATCCTGACGATGAGCAGCCTCAATGTCATTGCAGGTGAACTGGATGCTTAA
- a CDS encoding NADH-quinone oxidoreductase subunit B: MKEVKIVEAPDGHSGAGFFATSLDKAIGLARSYSLWPLPFATSCCGIEFMATMGAHYDISRFGSERPSFSPRQADLLMVMGTIAKKMAPVVKQVYLQMAEPRWVMAVGACASSGGIFDTYSVLQGIDRIIPVDVYVPGCPPRPEQIIDGLMQIQYLAQNESLRRRNTDEYQELLASYNIQ, from the coding sequence ATGAAAGAAGTTAAGATAGTTGAGGCCCCAGACGGGCATAGCGGAGCCGGTTTTTTCGCGACGTCGCTCGACAAGGCGATAGGCCTCGCTCGGAGCTATTCCCTGTGGCCGCTGCCGTTTGCGACTTCCTGCTGCGGTATCGAATTTATGGCTACCATGGGAGCGCACTACGATATCTCACGTTTCGGTTCGGAGCGCCCGAGCTTCTCGCCGCGCCAGGCCGACCTGCTGATGGTAATGGGCACTATTGCCAAAAAAATGGCCCCGGTGGTAAAGCAGGTATATCTTCAGATGGCCGAACCGCGCTGGGTAATGGCCGTGGGCGCCTGTGCTTCCAGCGGCGGTATTTTTGATACTTACAGCGTTTTGCAGGGGATCGACCGCATTATTCCCGTGGACGTGTACGTACCAGGCTGTCCGCCACGCCCGGAGCAGATCATTGATGGCCTCATGCAGATCCAGTATCTCGCCCAGAACGAAAGCCTTCGTCGCCGGAATACCGACGAATACCAGGAATTATTGGCATCTTATAATATTCAATAA